A genomic segment from Triticum dicoccoides isolate Atlit2015 ecotype Zavitan chromosome 1A, WEW_v2.0, whole genome shotgun sequence encodes:
- the LOC119354648 gene encoding 40S ribosomal protein S10-1-like yields the protein SDLPCLPPQVISKKNRREICKYLFQEGVLYAKKDYNLAKHPQVDALNLEVIKLMQSFKSKEYVRETFSWQHYYWYLTNDDIEFLRTFLNPPSEIVPNTLKKSAKPPSRPFGSGPPGDRPR from the exons TCTGACCTCCCTTGTCTCCCTCCGCAGGTCATCTCCAAGAAGAACCGCCGCGAGATCTGCAAGTACCTCTTCCAGG AGGGAGTCTTGTACGCCAAGAAGGACTACAACCTGGCCAAGCACCCCCAGGTCGATGCCTTGAACCTCGAGGTCATCAAGCTCATGCAGAGCTTCAAGTCCAAGGAGTACGTCAGGGAGACCTTCTCGTGGCAGCACTACTACTGGTACCTGACCAACGACGACATTGAGTTCCTCCGCACCTTCCTCAACCCGCCGTCTGAGATCGTGCCCAACACCCTCAAGAAGTCCGCCAAGCCCCCGTCCCGCCCCTTCGGCTCTGGCCCACCGGGTGACCGCCCCAGGTGA